From a region of the Mytilus galloprovincialis chromosome 3, xbMytGall1.hap1.1, whole genome shotgun sequence genome:
- the LOC143068008 gene encoding 3-[(3aS,4S,7aS)-7a-methyl-1,5-dioxo-octahydro-1H-inden-4-yl]propanoyl:CoA ligase-like → MNSLISVYSIFSIEICSDSIQVNNIYTCITLSCITCLHVCWTEVILKVNFTGCKLKHNFINMATLGKSYIYIPETVDILYTSIPDKLKELAEECPDREAVIFCSPDGGRCSITYFQLYTNAELFAKRILTYGFERGSIIAVANINTPEWLICTFGLQMAGLVPLHFAFARESPNSVVNLLNGVGNCVAIILDSSDIGVFKQFIETMDTNGKAISTKIPSLQNVFPMNAFNDEQIPSGQCNLPYITADDICGIFLTSGSSGLAKAVPMTHMRMIEMGVHWGKLLDVQPGEKFFNDKPFSWQGSYPSIWLATKGSRVTVTDIFAMKSVEEINDFTLRVLESESCVSAFLLTPCISDLLSRKELSVRVFPLRVICTAGLPVDSFCANVIGRTATKFAVAYGCTEIGFMCSTVVNSNEYENYEVGQPLPGTEIKIVDENEHIVQKGTTGEIYVRLRYRFLGYLNAKQKAEQCCDKTGWYKTDDVGYVKPDNSVVVTGRKSDMMIIGGALVSPSYIEGVLKTHPSVANVYICPVHDKQTFQLGCAAIILKKDKTVTVEELVNFLTKEKGKYAESFLGNLHVPKTFLFFESFPKTHSGKLDRKALKDEIKKRL, encoded by the coding sequence ATGAACTCTCTTATTTCAGTGTATTCTATATTTAGTATCGAGATATGCTCTGATTCAATACAGgtcaataatatatatacatgtataacgctTTCATGCATAACATGTTTACATGTGTGCTGGACGGAGGTTATATTAAAGGTGAATTTCACCGGATGTAAACTTAagcacaattttataaatatggCGACGTTAGGTAAAAGTTACATTTATATACCTGAGACAGTGGATATATTATACACATCTATACCCGATAAACTTAAAGAATTGGCTGAGGAATGTCCTGACAGGGAAGCTGTAATATTTTGTTCACCAGACGGTGGTCGTTGTTCAATTACATACTTTCAACTGTACACAAATGCAGAGTTGTTTGCTAAAAGAATACTTACATATGGATTTGAGAGAGGAAGCATAATTGCAGTAGCTAATATAAACACCCCAGAATGGCTTATTTGTACTTTTGGGCTACAAATGGCAGGACTTGTGCCATTACATTTTGCCTTTGCCAGGGAAAGTCCAAACAGCGTGGTAAATCTTTTGAATGGAGTTGGTAACTGTGTTGCAATCATCCTAGATTCGAGCGATATTGGGGTTTTTAAGCAGTTTATAGAAACAATGGATACTAATGGCAAGGCTATCAGCACAAAAATCCCATCATTACAAAACGTCTTTCCAATGAATGCATTCAACGATGAACAAATTCCTAGTGGTCAGTGTAACCTGCCATATATTACTGCCGATGATATATGTGGTATCTTTCTTACTTCCGGTAGTAGCGGCTTGGCCAAGGCGGTACCAATGACTCACATGAGGATGATAGAAATGGGGGTCCATTGGGGGAAACTTCTTGACGTTCAGCCAGGGGAAAAGTTCTTCAACGACAAACCTTTCAGTTGGCAGGGCAGTTATCCGTCAATATGGCTTGCAACTAAAGGATCGCGGGTTACAGTAACTGATATTTTCGCAATGAAATCTGTAGAAGAGATCAATGATTTTACTCTCCGTGTTTTGGAATCTGAATCGTGTGTCTCGGCTTTCCTTTTGACACCATGTATATCGGACCTGTTAAGCAGAAAGGAATTAAGTGTTCGTGTATTTCCCCTTCGTGTTATCTGTACAGCAGGACTTCCGGTAGATTCTTTTTGTGCAAACGTGATTGGCAGAACAGCTACTAAATTTGCAGTTGCTTACGGTTGTACAGAAATTGGATTTATGTGTAGCACTGTTGTAAACTCGAACGAGTACGAAAATTATGAAGTTGGGCAACCATTACCTGGTACAGAAATTAAAATAGTTGATGAAAATGAACATATTGTCCAAAAAGGCACAACTGGAGAAATCTATGTTCGTTTAAGATACCGATTTCTCGGTTATTTGAATGCAAAACAAAAAGCTGAACAGTGCTGTGACAAGACTGGTTGGTACAAAACTGACGATGTAGGATATGTCAAACCAGACAATAGCGTAGTGGTAACGGGACGCAAATCAGATATGATGATTATAGGTGGCGCTTTAGTATCACCGTCTTATATCGAAGGTGTATTGAAGACACATCCATCTGTGGCGAACGTTTACATCTGTCCTGTTCACGATAAACAGACGTTTCAGCTTGGTTGCGCAGCGATCATCTTAAAGAAAGACAAAACAGTTACAGTAGAGGAATTAGTAAACTTTCTAACGAAAGAAAAGGGAAAATACGCGGAGAGTTTTCTAGGAAACTTGCATGTTCCCAAGACATTTCTGTTTTTTGAATCATTTCCAAAAACTCATAGTGGAAAGCTTGACAGAAAAGCTttaaaagatgaaataaaaaaacggCTATAA